A stretch of the Ictidomys tridecemlineatus isolate mIctTri1 chromosome 5, mIctTri1.hap1, whole genome shotgun sequence genome encodes the following:
- the Myt1 gene encoding myelin transcription factor 1 isoform X7: protein MEAECCWGRWTVGQPSPSLTENEFQDELLTQRWTHRDKAHICRTSRHLLGRHSKMSLENEDKRARTRSKALRGPPETAGPDLSCPTPGCTGSGHVRGKYSRHRSLQSCPLAKKRKLEGTEAEHLVSKRKSHPLKLALDEGYSVDSDGSEEAEVKEASVSDESEGTLEEAEAEMLGQEEIHRPEPAEGRSPVKSHFGPNPVGSPTGSSKGSYSSCQGIIATSLLNLGQIAGETLVGEDSGQVAKTGPSVLHLLQEEVVEGATSDEGEKDLFIQPEDAEEVIEVTSERSQEPCPQSLEDEASEDSSKQKGVLGHEEEEEEDEEEEEEEEEEEEEEEDVEEEEEEEEEEEEEEGEEEGEEEATPDVIFEEDASHNSAQKSPEPRRLELPSPKPEYSVIVEVRSDDDKEEDAGSQKSAVTDESEMYDMMTRGNLGLLEQAIALKAEQVRTVCEPGCPPAEQGQLGPGEPGKSAKPLDTVRKSCYSKDASRAEKREIKCPTPGCDGTGHVTGLYPHHRSLSGCPHKDRIPPEILAMHENVLKCPTPGCTGQGHVNSNRNTHRSLSGCPIAAAEKLAKSHEKQPPQTGDPSKNSSNSDRILRPMCFVKQLEVPPYGSYRPNVAPATPRANLAKELEKFSKVTFDYASFDAQVFGKRMLAPKIQTSETSPKAFQSKPSPKASSPEAQPPSSYVRSTPPSSAGFDYSHDAEAAHMAATAILNLSTRCWEMPENLSTKPQDLPSKSVDIEVDENGTLDLSMHKRRQREGAFPSSSSCSSSPGVKSPDTSQRQSSTSAPSSSMTSPQSSQASRQDEWDRPLDYTKPSRLREEEPDESEPAAHSFASSEADDQEVSEENFEERKYPGEVTLTNFKLKFLSKDIKKELLTCPTPGCDGSGHITGNYASHRRCPTPGCDGSGHITGNYASHRSGPLQCEIKTKGQACQAAHVPRRVDLR, encoded by the exons CTGTCCCACCCCAGGATGCACAGGATCTGGACATGTCCGGGGCAAGTACTCCAGGCACCGCAG TTTACAGAGTTGCCCACTGGCCAAGAAGAGGAAGCTGGAGGGCACTGAGGCCGAGCACCTGGTGTCTAAGAGGAAGTCTCACCCCCTGAAGCTGGCTCTGGACGAGGGCTACAGTGTGGACAGTGATGGCAGTGAGGAGGCCGAGGTGAAGGAAGCCTCTGTTTCGGATGAATCAGAAGGAActctggaggaggctgaggctgagatGTTGGGACAGGAGGAGATTCATCGTCCCGAGCCAGCTGAAG GAAGGAGCCCTGTCAAGTCCCATTTTGGACCTAACCCCGTCGGCAGCCCCACTGGCTCCTCCAAGGGCAGCTATAGCAGCTGCCAGGGAATCATCGCAACTTCTCTCCTCAACCTGGGCCAAATTGCTGGAGAGACCCTGGTGGGGGAGGACTCGGGCCAGGTGGCCAAGACGGGCCCCAGCGTTTTGCACCTGCTTCAGGAGGAGGTTGTGGAGGGGGCCACCAGCGACGAGGGGGAGAAAGATCTCTTTATCCAGCCAGAGGATGCAGAGGAAGTCATTGAAGTCACCAGTGAGCGTTCCCAggagccatgtccccagtcccTGGAGGATGAGGCCAGCGAGGATTCCAGCAAGCAGAAAGGTGTCCTGGGccatgaggaggaggaagaggaggatgaagaggaagaggaggaagaagaagaggaagaggaggaggaggaggatgtggaggaggaggaggaagaggaggaggaggaggaggaggaggaaggggaggaggaaggggaggaggaggccacTCCTGATGTGATCTTTGAGGAGGATGCCTCCCATAACTCTGCCCAGAAGTCCCCCGAGCCCCGGCGCCTAGAGCTGCCCAGTCCCAAGCCTGAGTACTCTGTCATTGTGGAGGTCCGCTCTGATGATGACAAGGAGGAGGATGCAGGGTCCCAGAAGTCAGCAGTCACAGATGAGTCGGAGATGTACGATATGATGACCCGAGGGAACCTGGGCCTTCTGGAGCAGGCCATCGCCCTGAAGGCTGAACAGGTGCGCACTGTCTGTGAGCCAGGCTGCCCGCCTGCTGAGCAGGGACAGTTGGGCCCAGGTGAACCCGGGAAGTCGGCCAAGCCCCTGGACACTGTGCGGAAGAGCTGCTACAGTAAAG ATGCTTCAAGAGCTGAGAAGCGTGAGATCAAGTGTCCAACACCAGGTTGTGATGGCACTGGCCATGTTACTGGGTTGTATCCTCACCACCGCAGCCTGTCTGGCTGTCCCCATAAGGACAGGATCCCCCCAGAGA TCTTGGCCATGCATGAGAATGTGCTGAAGTGTCCCACTCCTGGCTGCACGGGCCAGGGCCATGTGAACAGCAACCGCAACACACATAGAAG tTTGTCTGGGTGTCCCATTGCTGCTGCTGAAAAATTAGCCAAATCTCATGAGAAGCAGCCACCACAGACAGGAGATCCTTCCAAGAATAGCTCCAATTCAGATCGGATCCTCAG GCCCATGTGCTTTGTGAAGCAGCTTGAGGTCCCTCCTTATGGGAGCTACCGGCCCAACGTGGCTCCTGCCACACCGAGGGCCAACTTGGCCAAGGAGCTAGAGAAGTTCTCCAAAGTCACCTTTGATTACGCAAGTTTTGACGCTCAGGTTTTTGGCAAACGTATGCTTGCCCCAAAGATTCAGACCAGCGAAACCTCACCCAAAGCCTTCCAAT CCAAACCTTCCCCAAAGGCCTCCTCCCCTGAGGCACAGCCCCCCAGTAGTTATGTGAGGAGCACCCCACCCTCTTCTGCAGGCTTCGACTACTCACACGACGCTGAGGCTGCGCACATGGCTGCCACTGCCATCCTGAACCTCTCCACCCGCTGCTGGGAGATGCCAGAGAACCTCAGCACCAAGCCACAGGACCTACCCAGCAAG TCTGTGGACATTGAGGTGGATGAAAATGGAACACTGGACTTGAGCATGCACAAGCGCCGCCAGCGGGAGGGAGCTTTCCctagcagcagcagctgcagcagcagccCTGGTGTCAAGTCTCCTGACACCTCCCAGCGCCAGAGCAGCACCAGTGCTCCCAGCAGCTCCATGACCTCGCCCCAGTCCAGCCAGGCCTCCCGTCAGGATGAGTGGGACCGGCCCCTAGACTACACTAAGCCCAGCCGCCTACGAGAAGAGGAGCCTGATGAG TCAGAGCCAGCAGCACATTCTTTTGCTTCTTCTGAAGCAGATGACCAGGAGGTGTCAGAAGAGAACTTTGAAGAGCGGAAGTACCCAGGAGAAGTCACCCTGACCAACTTCAAGCTGAAGTTTCTCTCTAAGGACATAAAGAAGGAGCTGCTCAC TTGTCCCACCCCTGGCTGTGACGGCAGTGGCCACATCACTGGGAACTATGCCTCCCACCGCAG GTGCCCCACACCGGGCTGTGACGGCTCTGGCCATATAACAGGGAACTACGCTTCACATCGGAG TGGCCCCTTGCAGTGTGAGATAAAGACAAAGGGTCAAG CTTGTCAGGCTGCCCACGTGCCAAGAAGAGTGGACTTAAGGTGA
- the Myt1 gene encoding myelin transcription factor 1 isoform X6: MEAECCWGRWTVGQPSPSLTENEFQDELLTQRWTHRDKAHICRTSRHLLGRHSKMSLENEDKRARTRSKALRGPPETAGPDLSCPTPGCTGSGHVRGKYSRHRSLQSCPLAKKRKLEGTEAEHLVSKRKSHPLKLALDEGYSVDSDGSEEAEVKEASVSDESEGTLEEAEAEMLGQEEIHRPEPAEGRSPVKSHFGPNPVGSPTGSSKGSYSSCQGIIATSLLNLGQIAGETLVGEDSGQVAKTGPSVLHLLQEEVVEGATSDEGEKDLFIQPEDAEEVIEVTSERSQEPCPQSLEDEASEDSSKQKGVLGHEEEEEEDEEEEEEEEEEEEEEEDVEEEEEEEEEEEEEEGEEEGEEEATPDVIFEEDASHNSAQKSPEPRRLELPSPKPEYSVIVEVRSDDDKEEDAGSQKSAVTDESEMYDMMTRGNLGLLEQAIALKAEQVRTVCEPGCPPAEQGQLGPGEPGKSAKPLDTVRKSCYSKDASRAEKREIKCPTPGCDGTGHVTGLYPHHRSLSGCPHKDRIPPEILAMHENVLKCPTPGCTGQGHVNSNRNTHRSLSGCPIAAAEKLAKSHEKQPPQTGDPSKNSSNSDRILRPMCFVKQLEVPPYGSYRPNVAPATPRANLAKELEKFSKVTFDYASFDAQVFGKRMLAPKIQTSETSPKAFQSKPSPKASSPEAQPPSSYVRSTPPSSAGFDYSHDAEAAHMAATAILNLSTRCWEMPENLSTKPQDLPSKSVDIEVDENGTLDLSMHKRRQREGAFPSSSSCSSSPGVKSPDTSQRQSSTSAPSSSMTSPQSSQASRQDEWDRPLDYTKPSRLREEEPDESEPAAHSFASSEADDQEVSEENFEERKYPGEVTLTNFKLKFLSKDIKKELLTCPTPGCDGSGHITGNYASHRSLSGCPLADKSLRNLMAAHSADLKCPTPGCDGSGHITGNYASHRSGPLQCEIKTKGQACQAAHVPRRVDLR; the protein is encoded by the exons CTGTCCCACCCCAGGATGCACAGGATCTGGACATGTCCGGGGCAAGTACTCCAGGCACCGCAG TTTACAGAGTTGCCCACTGGCCAAGAAGAGGAAGCTGGAGGGCACTGAGGCCGAGCACCTGGTGTCTAAGAGGAAGTCTCACCCCCTGAAGCTGGCTCTGGACGAGGGCTACAGTGTGGACAGTGATGGCAGTGAGGAGGCCGAGGTGAAGGAAGCCTCTGTTTCGGATGAATCAGAAGGAActctggaggaggctgaggctgagatGTTGGGACAGGAGGAGATTCATCGTCCCGAGCCAGCTGAAG GAAGGAGCCCTGTCAAGTCCCATTTTGGACCTAACCCCGTCGGCAGCCCCACTGGCTCCTCCAAGGGCAGCTATAGCAGCTGCCAGGGAATCATCGCAACTTCTCTCCTCAACCTGGGCCAAATTGCTGGAGAGACCCTGGTGGGGGAGGACTCGGGCCAGGTGGCCAAGACGGGCCCCAGCGTTTTGCACCTGCTTCAGGAGGAGGTTGTGGAGGGGGCCACCAGCGACGAGGGGGAGAAAGATCTCTTTATCCAGCCAGAGGATGCAGAGGAAGTCATTGAAGTCACCAGTGAGCGTTCCCAggagccatgtccccagtcccTGGAGGATGAGGCCAGCGAGGATTCCAGCAAGCAGAAAGGTGTCCTGGGccatgaggaggaggaagaggaggatgaagaggaagaggaggaagaagaagaggaagaggaggaggaggaggatgtggaggaggaggaggaagaggaggaggaggaggaggaggaggaaggggaggaggaaggggaggaggaggccacTCCTGATGTGATCTTTGAGGAGGATGCCTCCCATAACTCTGCCCAGAAGTCCCCCGAGCCCCGGCGCCTAGAGCTGCCCAGTCCCAAGCCTGAGTACTCTGTCATTGTGGAGGTCCGCTCTGATGATGACAAGGAGGAGGATGCAGGGTCCCAGAAGTCAGCAGTCACAGATGAGTCGGAGATGTACGATATGATGACCCGAGGGAACCTGGGCCTTCTGGAGCAGGCCATCGCCCTGAAGGCTGAACAGGTGCGCACTGTCTGTGAGCCAGGCTGCCCGCCTGCTGAGCAGGGACAGTTGGGCCCAGGTGAACCCGGGAAGTCGGCCAAGCCCCTGGACACTGTGCGGAAGAGCTGCTACAGTAAAG ATGCTTCAAGAGCTGAGAAGCGTGAGATCAAGTGTCCAACACCAGGTTGTGATGGCACTGGCCATGTTACTGGGTTGTATCCTCACCACCGCAGCCTGTCTGGCTGTCCCCATAAGGACAGGATCCCCCCAGAGA TCTTGGCCATGCATGAGAATGTGCTGAAGTGTCCCACTCCTGGCTGCACGGGCCAGGGCCATGTGAACAGCAACCGCAACACACATAGAAG tTTGTCTGGGTGTCCCATTGCTGCTGCTGAAAAATTAGCCAAATCTCATGAGAAGCAGCCACCACAGACAGGAGATCCTTCCAAGAATAGCTCCAATTCAGATCGGATCCTCAG GCCCATGTGCTTTGTGAAGCAGCTTGAGGTCCCTCCTTATGGGAGCTACCGGCCCAACGTGGCTCCTGCCACACCGAGGGCCAACTTGGCCAAGGAGCTAGAGAAGTTCTCCAAAGTCACCTTTGATTACGCAAGTTTTGACGCTCAGGTTTTTGGCAAACGTATGCTTGCCCCAAAGATTCAGACCAGCGAAACCTCACCCAAAGCCTTCCAAT CCAAACCTTCCCCAAAGGCCTCCTCCCCTGAGGCACAGCCCCCCAGTAGTTATGTGAGGAGCACCCCACCCTCTTCTGCAGGCTTCGACTACTCACACGACGCTGAGGCTGCGCACATGGCTGCCACTGCCATCCTGAACCTCTCCACCCGCTGCTGGGAGATGCCAGAGAACCTCAGCACCAAGCCACAGGACCTACCCAGCAAG TCTGTGGACATTGAGGTGGATGAAAATGGAACACTGGACTTGAGCATGCACAAGCGCCGCCAGCGGGAGGGAGCTTTCCctagcagcagcagctgcagcagcagccCTGGTGTCAAGTCTCCTGACACCTCCCAGCGCCAGAGCAGCACCAGTGCTCCCAGCAGCTCCATGACCTCGCCCCAGTCCAGCCAGGCCTCCCGTCAGGATGAGTGGGACCGGCCCCTAGACTACACTAAGCCCAGCCGCCTACGAGAAGAGGAGCCTGATGAG TCAGAGCCAGCAGCACATTCTTTTGCTTCTTCTGAAGCAGATGACCAGGAGGTGTCAGAAGAGAACTTTGAAGAGCGGAAGTACCCAGGAGAAGTCACCCTGACCAACTTCAAGCTGAAGTTTCTCTCTAAGGACATAAAGAAGGAGCTGCTCAC TTGTCCCACCCCTGGCTGTGACGGCAGTGGCCACATCACTGGGAACTATGCCTCCCACCGCAG CCTCTCTGGTTGCCCTCTTGCTGACAAGAGCCTCAGAAACCTCATGGCTGCCCACTCTGCTGACCTCAA GTGCCCCACACCGGGCTGTGACGGCTCTGGCCATATAACAGGGAACTACGCTTCACATCGGAG TGGCCCCTTGCAGTGTGAGATAAAGACAAAGGGTCAAG CTTGTCAGGCTGCCCACGTGCCAAGAAGAGTGGACTTAAGGTGA
- the Myt1 gene encoding myelin transcription factor 1 isoform X5, translating into MEAECCWGRWTVGQPSPSLTENEFQDELLTQRWTHRDKAHICRTSRHLLGRHSKMSLENEDKRARTRSKALRGPPETAGPDLSCPTPGCTGSGHVRGKYSRHRSLQSCPLAKKRKLEGTEAEHLVSKRKSHPLKLALDEGYSVDSDGSEEAEVKEASVSDESEGTLEEAEAEMLGQEEIHRPEPAEGRSPVKSHFGPNPVGSPTGSSKGSYSSCQGIIATSLLNLGQIAGETLVGEDSGQVAKTGPSVLHLLQEEVVEGATSDEGEKDLFIQPEDAEEVIEVTSERSQEPCPQSLEDEASEDSSKQKGVLGHEEEEEEDEEEEEEEEEEEEEEEDVEEEEEEEEEEEEEEGEEEGEEEATPDVIFEEDASHNSAQKSPEPRRLELPSPKPEYSVIVEVRSDDDKEEDAGSQKSAVTDESEMYDMMTRGNLGLLEQAIALKAEQVRTVCEPGCPPAEQGQLGPGEPGKSAKPLDTVRKSCYSKDASRAEKREIKCPTPGCDGTGHVTGLYPHHRSLSGCPHKDRIPPEILAMHENVLKCPTPGCTGQGHVNSNRNTHRSLSGCPIAAAEKLAKSHEKQPPQTGDPSKNSSNSDRILRPMCFVKQLEVPPYGSYRPNVAPATPRANLAKELEKFSKVTFDYASFDAQVFGKRMLAPKIQTSETSPKAFQSKPSPKASSPEAQPPSSYVRSTPPSSAGFDYSHDAEAAHMAATAILNLSTRCWEMPENLSTKPQDLPSKSVDIEVDENGTLDLSMHKRRQREGAFPSSSSCSSSPGVKSPDTSQRQSSTSAPSSSMTSPQSSQASRQDEWDRPLDYTKPSRLREEEPDESEPAAHSFASSEADDQEVSEENFEERKYPGEVTLTNFKLKFLSKDIKKELLTCPTPGCDGSGHITGNYASHRSLSGCPLADKSLRNLMAAHSADLKCPTPGCDGSGHITGNYASHRSLSGCPRAKKSGLKVTPTKDDKEDPELMKCPVPGCVGLGHISGKYASHRSASGCPLAARRQKEGSLNGSSFSWKALKNEGPTCPTPGCDGSGHANGSFLTHRSGG; encoded by the exons CTGTCCCACCCCAGGATGCACAGGATCTGGACATGTCCGGGGCAAGTACTCCAGGCACCGCAG TTTACAGAGTTGCCCACTGGCCAAGAAGAGGAAGCTGGAGGGCACTGAGGCCGAGCACCTGGTGTCTAAGAGGAAGTCTCACCCCCTGAAGCTGGCTCTGGACGAGGGCTACAGTGTGGACAGTGATGGCAGTGAGGAGGCCGAGGTGAAGGAAGCCTCTGTTTCGGATGAATCAGAAGGAActctggaggaggctgaggctgagatGTTGGGACAGGAGGAGATTCATCGTCCCGAGCCAGCTGAAG GAAGGAGCCCTGTCAAGTCCCATTTTGGACCTAACCCCGTCGGCAGCCCCACTGGCTCCTCCAAGGGCAGCTATAGCAGCTGCCAGGGAATCATCGCAACTTCTCTCCTCAACCTGGGCCAAATTGCTGGAGAGACCCTGGTGGGGGAGGACTCGGGCCAGGTGGCCAAGACGGGCCCCAGCGTTTTGCACCTGCTTCAGGAGGAGGTTGTGGAGGGGGCCACCAGCGACGAGGGGGAGAAAGATCTCTTTATCCAGCCAGAGGATGCAGAGGAAGTCATTGAAGTCACCAGTGAGCGTTCCCAggagccatgtccccagtcccTGGAGGATGAGGCCAGCGAGGATTCCAGCAAGCAGAAAGGTGTCCTGGGccatgaggaggaggaagaggaggatgaagaggaagaggaggaagaagaagaggaagaggaggaggaggaggatgtggaggaggaggaggaagaggaggaggaggaggaggaggaggaaggggaggaggaaggggaggaggaggccacTCCTGATGTGATCTTTGAGGAGGATGCCTCCCATAACTCTGCCCAGAAGTCCCCCGAGCCCCGGCGCCTAGAGCTGCCCAGTCCCAAGCCTGAGTACTCTGTCATTGTGGAGGTCCGCTCTGATGATGACAAGGAGGAGGATGCAGGGTCCCAGAAGTCAGCAGTCACAGATGAGTCGGAGATGTACGATATGATGACCCGAGGGAACCTGGGCCTTCTGGAGCAGGCCATCGCCCTGAAGGCTGAACAGGTGCGCACTGTCTGTGAGCCAGGCTGCCCGCCTGCTGAGCAGGGACAGTTGGGCCCAGGTGAACCCGGGAAGTCGGCCAAGCCCCTGGACACTGTGCGGAAGAGCTGCTACAGTAAAG ATGCTTCAAGAGCTGAGAAGCGTGAGATCAAGTGTCCAACACCAGGTTGTGATGGCACTGGCCATGTTACTGGGTTGTATCCTCACCACCGCAGCCTGTCTGGCTGTCCCCATAAGGACAGGATCCCCCCAGAGA TCTTGGCCATGCATGAGAATGTGCTGAAGTGTCCCACTCCTGGCTGCACGGGCCAGGGCCATGTGAACAGCAACCGCAACACACATAGAAG tTTGTCTGGGTGTCCCATTGCTGCTGCTGAAAAATTAGCCAAATCTCATGAGAAGCAGCCACCACAGACAGGAGATCCTTCCAAGAATAGCTCCAATTCAGATCGGATCCTCAG GCCCATGTGCTTTGTGAAGCAGCTTGAGGTCCCTCCTTATGGGAGCTACCGGCCCAACGTGGCTCCTGCCACACCGAGGGCCAACTTGGCCAAGGAGCTAGAGAAGTTCTCCAAAGTCACCTTTGATTACGCAAGTTTTGACGCTCAGGTTTTTGGCAAACGTATGCTTGCCCCAAAGATTCAGACCAGCGAAACCTCACCCAAAGCCTTCCAAT CCAAACCTTCCCCAAAGGCCTCCTCCCCTGAGGCACAGCCCCCCAGTAGTTATGTGAGGAGCACCCCACCCTCTTCTGCAGGCTTCGACTACTCACACGACGCTGAGGCTGCGCACATGGCTGCCACTGCCATCCTGAACCTCTCCACCCGCTGCTGGGAGATGCCAGAGAACCTCAGCACCAAGCCACAGGACCTACCCAGCAAG TCTGTGGACATTGAGGTGGATGAAAATGGAACACTGGACTTGAGCATGCACAAGCGCCGCCAGCGGGAGGGAGCTTTCCctagcagcagcagctgcagcagcagccCTGGTGTCAAGTCTCCTGACACCTCCCAGCGCCAGAGCAGCACCAGTGCTCCCAGCAGCTCCATGACCTCGCCCCAGTCCAGCCAGGCCTCCCGTCAGGATGAGTGGGACCGGCCCCTAGACTACACTAAGCCCAGCCGCCTACGAGAAGAGGAGCCTGATGAG TCAGAGCCAGCAGCACATTCTTTTGCTTCTTCTGAAGCAGATGACCAGGAGGTGTCAGAAGAGAACTTTGAAGAGCGGAAGTACCCAGGAGAAGTCACCCTGACCAACTTCAAGCTGAAGTTTCTCTCTAAGGACATAAAGAAGGAGCTGCTCAC TTGTCCCACCCCTGGCTGTGACGGCAGTGGCCACATCACTGGGAACTATGCCTCCCACCGCAG CCTCTCTGGTTGCCCTCTTGCTGACAAGAGCCTCAGAAACCTCATGGCTGCCCACTCTGCTGACCTCAA GTGCCCCACACCGGGCTGTGACGGCTCTGGCCATATAACAGGGAACTACGCTTCACATCGGAG CTTGTCAGGCTGCCCACGTGCCAAGAAGAGTGGACTTAAGGTGACACCCACCAAGGATGACAAGGAGGACCCTGAGCTGATGAA GTGCCCGGTTCCAGGCTGTGTGGGGCTTGGTCACATCAGTGGCAAATATGCCTCTCACAGAAGTGCATCTGGCTGCCCTCTGGCCGCCCGGAGGCAGAAAGAGGGCTCCCTCAATGGCTCATCCTTCTCCTGGAAGGCGCTGAAGAACGAGGGGCCAACTTGCCCCACCCCAGGCTGTGATGGCTCTGGCCATGCCAACGGGAGCTTCCTCACCCACCGGAG TGGTGGCTGA